Proteins encoded together in one Neisseria lactamica window:
- the app gene encoding adhesion and penetration autotransporter App, with product MKITDKRTTETHRKAPKTGRIRFSPAYLAICLSFGILPQARAGHTYFGINYQYYRDFAENKGKFAVGAKDIEVYNKKGELVGKSMTKAPMIDFSVVSRNGVAALVGDQYIVSVAHNGGYNNVDFGAEGRNPDQHRFSYQIVKRNNYKPDNSHPYNGDYHMPRLHKFVTDAEPVEMTGDMRGNTYSDKEKYPERVRIGSGHHYWRYDDDKHGDLSYSGTWLIGGNTHMQGWGNNGVVSLSGDVRHANDYGPMPIAGAAGDSGSPMFIYDKTNNKWLLNGVLQTGYPYSGRENGFQLIRKDWFYDDIYRGDTHTVFFEPRSNGHFSFTSNNNGTGTVTETNEKVSNPKLKVQTVRLFDESLNETDTEPVYAAGGVNQYRPRLNNGENLSFIDYGNGKLILSNNINQGAGGLYFEGNFTVAPESNQTWQGAGVHISDGSTVTWKVNGVANDRLSKIGKGTLHVQAKGENQGSISVGDGKVILDQQADENNKKQAFSEIGLVSGRGTVQLNADNQFNPDKLYFGFRGGRLDLNGHSLSFHRIQNTDEGAMIVNHNQGKESTVTITGNKDINTTNNNNSLDNKKEIAYNGWFGEKDSTKTNGRLNLNYQPAEADRTLLLSGGTNLNGNITQTNGKLFFSGRPTPHAYNHLGNGWSKMEGIPQGEIVWDNDWINRTFKAENFHIQGGQAVVSRNVAKVEGDWHLSNHAQAVFGVAPHQSHTICTRSDWTGLTNCVEKTITDDKVIASLTNTDISGNVDLADHAHLNLTGLATLNGNLSAGGDTHYTVTHNTVQNGTVTLSGNADTEIDNATINGNALLSGNASFALRNNAVQNGSLTLSDNAKANVSHSALNGNVSLADKAVFHFENSRFTGQISGGKDTALHLKDSEWTLPSGTELGNLNLDNATITLNSAYRHDAAGAQTGSAADAPRRRSRRSLLSVTPPTSAESRFNTLTVNGKLNGQGTFRFMSELFGYRSDKLKLAESSEGTYTLAVNNTGNEPVSLEQLTVVEGKDNKPLSENLNFTLQNEHVDAGAWRYQLIRKDGEFRLHNPVKEQELSDKLDQAEKTEAALAAKQAQLAAKQQEEEEKVRLKKAEISDAVPSESELNRLNAELEEAKKQTAAAQAAQAEKEAAWAQAKTAAAEAGRRAEEADAGYRHGNTLEGAENADAANLALAKAQIAEQTAKIDWAEAKLTRLNRIRDEREKAVAAAGEAKALADKIAETAKEKQDLQSMALSLANVKEELVITEAELQNAKAERAVLEAKRALLERRQSDKVQKEQEAQTALTAARQSEAAREGAAEAKKQAEKDNAQSLDALNAAGRDAAEKAESVAELARQTGEENAGIMQAEEEKKRAQTDKDTALEKQREAETRPVTAAFRRARRDLPQPQPQPQRDLISRYANSGLSEFSATLNSVFAVQDELDRVFAEDRRNAVWTSGIRDTKHYRSQDFRAYRQQTDLRQIGMQKNLGSGRVGILFSHNRTENTFDDGIGNSARLAHGAVFGQYGIGRFDIGISAGAGFSSGSLSDGIGGKIRRRVLHYGIQARYRAGFGGFGIEPHIGATRYFVRKADYRYENVNIATPGLAFNRYRAGIKADYPFKPAQHISITPYLSLSYTDAASGKVRTRVNTAVLAQDFGKTRSAEWGVNAEIKGFTLSLHAAAAKGPQLEAQHSAGIKLGYRW from the coding sequence ATGAAAATAACCGACAAACGGACAACCGAAACACACCGCAAAGCCCCGAAAACCGGCCGCATCCGCTTCTCGCCTGCTTACTTAGCCATATGCCTGTCGTTCGGCATTCTGCCCCAAGCTCGGGCGGGACACACTTATTTCGGCATCAACTACCAATACTATCGCGACTTTGCCGAAAATAAAGGCAAGTTTGCAGTCGGGGCGAAAGATATTGAGGTTTACAACAAAAAAGGGGAGTTGGTCGGCAAATCAATGACAAAAGCCCCGATGATTGATTTTTCTGTGGTATCGCGTAACGGCGTGGCGGCATTGGTGGGCGATCAATATATTGTGAGCGTGGCACATAACGGCGGCTATAACAATGTTGATTTTGGTGCGGAAGGAAGAAATCCCGATCAGCACCGTTTTTCTTACCAAATTGTGAAAAGAAATAATTATAAGCCTGACAATTCACACCCTTACAACGGCGATTACCATATGCCGCGTTTGCATAAATTTGTAACCGATGCAGAACCTGTCGAAATGACGGGTGACATGAGGGGGAATACCTATTCCGATAAAGAAAAATATCCCGAGCGTGTCCGCATCGGCTCAGGACACCACTATTGGCGTTATGATGATGACAAACACGGCGATTTATCCTACTCCGGCACATGGTTAATTGGCGGCAATACACATATGCAGGGTTGGGGAAATAATGGTGTAGTTAGTTTGAGCGGCGATGTGCGCCATGCCAACGACTATGGACCTATGCCGATTGCAGGTGCGGCCGGCGACAGCGGTTCGCCAATGTTTATTTATGACAAAACAAACAATAAATGGCTGCTCAACGGAGTTTTACAAACGGGCTACCCTTATTCCGGCAGGGAAAACGGTTTCCAGCTGATACGCAAAGATTGGTTCTACGATGACATTTACAGAGGCGATACACATACCGTCTTTTTCGAACCGCGCAGTAACGGACATTTTTCCTTTACATCCAACAACAACGGTACGGGTACGGTAACAGAAACCAACGAAAAGGTTTCCAATCCAAAGCTTAAAGTACAGACAGTCCGACTGTTTGACGAATCTTTGAATGAAACTGATACAGAACCAGTTTACGCGGCAGGGGGTGTTAATCAGTACCGTCCAAGGTTAAACAACGGTGAAAACCTTTCTTTTATCGATTACGGCAACGGCAAACTCATCTTATCAAACAACATCAACCAAGGCGCGGGCGGTTTGTATTTTGAAGGAAACTTTACCGTTGCACCCGAATCCAATCAGACTTGGCAAGGCGCGGGCGTTCATATCAGTGATGGCAGTACCGTTACTTGGAAAGTAAACGGCGTGGCAAACGACCGCCTGTCCAAAATCGGCAAAGGCACGCTGCACGTTCAAGCCAAAGGGGAAAACCAAGGCTCGATCAGCGTGGGCGACGGTAAAGTTATTTTAGATCAACAAGCAGATGAAAATAATAAAAAACAAGCCTTTAGTGAAATCGGCTTGGTCAGCGGCAGGGGGACGGTGCAACTGAATGCCGATAATCAGTTCAACCCCGACAAACTCTATTTCGGCTTTCGCGGCGGTCGTTTGGATTTGAACGGGCATTCGCTTTCGTTCCACCGCATTCAAAATACCGATGAAGGGGCGATGATTGTCAACCACAATCAAGGCAAAGAATCTACCGTTACCATTACAGGCAATAAAGATATTAATACAACCAACAATAACAACAGCTTGGATAACAAAAAAGAAATTGCCTACAACGGTTGGTTTGGCGAGAAAGACTCAACCAAAACGAACGGTCGGCTCAATCTGAATTACCAACCGGCAGAAGCGGATCGCACTTTACTGCTTTCCGGCGGAACAAATTTAAACGGCAACATCACACAAACAAACGGCAAACTGTTTTTCAGCGGCAGACCGACACCGCACGCCTACAATCATTTAGGAAACGGGTGGTCAAAAATGGAAGGTATCCCGCAAGGAGAAATCGTGTGGGACAACGACTGGATTAACCGCACGTTTAAAGCGGAAAATTTCCATATTCAGGGCGGACAGGCGGTGGTTTCCCGCAATGTTGCCAAAGTGGAAGGCGATTGGCATTTGAGCAATCACGCCCAAGCAGTTTTCGGTGTCGCACCGCATCAAAGCCACACAATCTGTACACGTTCGGACTGGACGGGTCTGACAAATTGTGTCGAAAAAACCATTACCGACGATAAAGTGATTGCTTCATTGACCAATACCGACATCAGCGGCAATGTCGATCTTGCCGATCACGCTCATTTAAATCTCACAGGGCTTGCCACGCTCAACGGCAATCTTAGTGCAGGCGGAGACACGCACTATACGGTTACGCACAACACCGTACAAAATGGTACTGTTACCCTTTCAGGAAACGCCGATACGGAGATTGACAATGCCACCATAAATGGCAACGCGTTACTCTCTGGCAACGCCTCGTTTGCCCTACGCAACAACGCCGTACAAAACGGCAGTCTGACGCTTTCCGACAACGCTAAGGCAAACGTAAGCCATTCCGCACTCAACGGCAATGTCTCCCTAGCCGATAAGGCAGTATTCCATTTTGAAAACAGCCGCTTTACCGGACAAATCAGCGGCGGCAAGGATACGGCATTACACTTAAAAGACAGCGAATGGACGCTGCCGTCGGGCACGGAATTAGGCAATTTAAACCTTGACAACGCCACCATTACACTCAATTCCGCCTATCGCCACGATGCGGCAGGGGCGCAAACCGGCAGTGCGGCAGATGCGCCGCGCCGCCGTTCGCGCCGTTCCCTATTATCCGTTACGCCGCCAACTTCGGCAGAATCCCGTTTCAACACACTGACGGTAAACGGCAAATTGAACGGGCAGGGAACATTCCGCTTTATGTCGGAACTCTTCGGCTACCGCAGCGACAAATTGAAGCTGGCGGAAAGTTCCGAAGGCACTTACACCTTGGCTGTCAACAATACCGGCAACGAACCCGTAAGCCTCGAGCAATTGACGGTAGTGGAAGGGAAAGACAACAAACCGCTGTCCGAAAACCTTAATTTCACCCTGCAAAACGAACACGTCGATGCCGGCGCGTGGCGTTATCAGCTTATCCGCAAAGACGGCGAGTTCCGCCTGCATAATCCGGTCAAAGAACAAGAGCTCTCCGACAAACTCGACCAAGCGGAAAAAACAGAAGCCGCCCTGGCGGCGAAACAGGCGCAACTTGCCGCCAAACAACAGGAGGAAGAAGAAAAGGTGCGCTTGAAAAAGGCGGAAATTTCCGACGCTGTGCCGTCTGAAAGCGAATTGAACCGCCTCAATGCCGAACTTGAAGAGGCAAAAAAACAAACCGCCGCCGCCCAAGCCGCACAGGCGGAAAAAGAAGCCGCGTGGGCGCAGGCAAAAACGGCGGCAGCCGAAGCAGGCAGACGCGCCGAAGAAGCCGATGCCGGCTACCGGCACGGCAACACCTTGGAAGGTGCGGAAAATGCGGACGCGGCAAACCTTGCGCTGGCGAAGGCGCAAATTGCCGAACAAACCGCCAAAATCGATTGGGCGGAAGCCAAATTGACGCGCCTGAACCGAATCAGGGACGAACGTGAAAAAGCCGTTGCCGCAGCCGGGGAGGCAAAAGCCCTTGCCGACAAAATCGCAGAAACGGCGAAAGAAAAACAAGATTTGCAATCAATGGCGCTTTCACTGGCGAACGTGAAGGAAGAGCTGGTTATAACGGAGGCGGAACTGCAAAACGCCAAAGCCGAACGCGCAGTGCTGGAGGCAAAACGGGCATTGTTGGAACGCAGGCAGTCCGACAAAGTGCAAAAAGAACAGGAGGCGCAAACCGCCCTAACCGCCGCCCGGCAATCGGAAGCGGCGCGCGAAGGCGCGGCGGAAGCCAAGAAACAGGCGGAAAAAGACAACGCGCAAAGCCTTGACGCACTGAATGCGGCCGGGCGCGATGCCGCCGAGAAGGCAGAAAGCGTTGCCGAACTGGCTCGGCAGACAGGCGAGGAAAATGCCGGCATTATGCAGGCGGAGGAAGAGAAAAAACGGGCGCAGACGGATAAAGACACCGCCTTGGAGAAACAGCGCGAAGCGGAAACCCGGCCGGTTACCGCCGCCTTCCGCCGCGCACGCCGGGATTTGCCGCAACCGCAGCCCCAACCGCAGCGCGACCTGATCAGCCGTTATGCCAATAGCGGTTTGAGTGAATTTTCCGCCACGCTCAACAGCGTTTTCGCCGTACAGGACGAATTGGACCGCGTATTTGCCGAAGACCGCCGCAACGCCGTTTGGACAAGCGGCATCCGGGACACCAAACACTACCGTTCGCAAGATTTCCGCGCCTACCGCCAACAAACCGACCTGCGCCAAATCGGTATGCAGAAAAACCTCGGCAGCGGGCGCGTCGGCATCCTGTTTTCGCACAACCGGACCGAAAACACCTTCGACGACGGCATCGGCAACTCGGCACGGCTTGCCCACGGCGCCGTTTTCGGGCAATACGGCATCGGCAGGTTCGACATCGGCATCAGCGCGGGCGCGGGTTTTAGCAGCGGCAGCCTTTCAGACGGCATCGGAGGCAAAATCCGCCGCCGCGTGCTGCATTACGGCATTCAGGCACGATACCGCGCCGGTTTCGGCGGATTCGGCATCGAACCGCACATCGGCGCAACACGCTATTTCGTCCGAAAAGCGGATTACCGCTACGAAAACGTCAATATCGCCACCCCCGGCCTTGCGTTCAACCGCTACCGCGCAGGCATTAAGGCGGATTATCCATTCAAACCGGCGCAACACATTTCCATCACGCCTTATTTGAGCCTGTCCTATACCGATGCCGCTTCGGGCAAAGTCCGAACGCGCGTCAATACCGCCGTATTGGCGCAGGATTTCGGCAAAACCCGCAGTGCGGAATGGGGCGTAAACGCCGAAATCAAAGGTTTCACGCTGTCCCTCCACGCTGCCGCCGCCAAAGGCCCGCAACTGGAAGCGCAACACAGCGCGGGCATCAAATTAGGCTACCGCTGGTAA
- the polA gene encoding DNA polymerase I, translating to MSNRPTLLLVDGSSYLYRAYHAMLRQNLTAPDGAPTGALYGVLNMLRRLRADYPHDYCAVVFDAKGKNFRHQMFSEYKATRPPMPDDLRPQAEALPELVRLTGWPVLVIGQVEADDVIGTLAKQGVGHGLQVIVSTGDKDMAQLVNESVTLVNTMSGETLDIEGVKEKFGVRPDQIRDYLALTGDKVDNVPGVEKCGPKTAEKWLEAYGSLQGVMEHALEIKGKVGENLRAALPRLPLSYDLVTIKTDVDLHAELSDGLESLRRTTPKWAQLAVDFKRWGFRTWLKEAESRMHEAADGGLSGSDAIGGKAAPAAEMPSERLPEKAVAPEKLDYQAVTTEAQFAALLDKLSQAEKIGIDTETTSLDAMNASLVGISIAFQAGEAVYIPVGHSLTAAPEQLDLQYVLDRLKPHLENSALKKIGQNLKYDQHVFANYGIALNGIVGDAMLASYIIESHLGHGLDELSGRWLGLETITYESLCGKGAKQIGFADVAIGPATEYAAQDADFALRLEAHLRAQMDDKQLEMYEKMELPVAQVLFEMERVGVQIDRAELARQSAELGAELVKLEQEAYAAAGQPFNLNSPKQLQEILFDKMGIPTKGLKKTAKGGISTNEDVLEQLAPDYPLPKIILKNRSLAKLKSTYTDKLPEMISPRDKRVHTTYAQAVAITGRLAGNNPNLQNIPIRTEEGRKVRRAFTAPPGSVIVSADYSQIELRIMAHLSGDKTLIAAFQNGEDVHRRTAAEVFGIAPENVSSEQRRYAKTINFGLIYGMGQYGLAKSLGIDNLSAKNFIDRYFARYPGVAEYMQRARECAAGQGYVETLFGRRLYLPDIRHTNANIRARAERAAINAPMQGTASDLIKRAMIDVSRWLSECEASPWDDLLQSKLIMQVHDELVLEVPEAELDLVKEKLPQMMAAVDDGMLDVPLAAEVGAGMNWEEAH from the coding sequence ATGTCCAACAGACCTACACTCCTCCTCGTTGACGGTTCGTCCTACCTCTACCGCGCGTATCACGCGATGCTGCGGCAAAACCTGACCGCCCCCGACGGCGCACCCACGGGCGCGCTTTACGGCGTGTTGAATATGCTGCGCCGGCTTCGTGCGGATTATCCGCACGATTATTGCGCGGTGGTGTTTGATGCAAAGGGCAAAAATTTCCGCCATCAGATGTTTTCCGAATACAAGGCGACGCGCCCGCCGATGCCCGACGATTTGCGCCCGCAGGCGGAAGCCCTGCCGGAATTGGTGCGCCTGACGGGCTGGCCGGTGCTGGTGATTGGGCAGGTGGAGGCGGACGATGTGATCGGCACGCTGGCAAAACAGGGCGTGGGACACGGTTTGCAGGTTATCGTTTCCACCGGCGACAAGGATATGGCGCAGCTGGTAAACGAGAGCGTAACGCTGGTGAACACGATGAGCGGCGAAACGCTGGACATTGAAGGCGTGAAGGAAAAATTCGGCGTGCGCCCCGACCAGATCCGCGATTATCTCGCGCTGACGGGCGACAAGGTGGACAACGTGCCGGGAGTGGAAAAATGCGGCCCGAAAACGGCGGAAAAATGGCTGGAAGCCTACGGCTCGTTGCAAGGCGTGATGGAACACGCTTTGGAAATCAAGGGCAAAGTGGGCGAGAATCTGCGTGCCGCCCTGCCGCGCCTGCCGCTGTCGTATGATTTGGTTACGATTAAAACTGATGTGGACTTGCACGCCGAGCTTTCAGACGGCCTCGAAAGCCTGCGCCGCACTACGCCGAAATGGGCGCAGCTTGCGGTTGATTTCAAACGCTGGGGCTTCCGCACTTGGTTGAAAGAGGCGGAAAGCCGTATGCACGAAGCGGCGGACGGCGGTTTGTCCGGCAGCGATGCAATCGGCGGAAAAGCTGCGCCGGCGGCGGAAATGCCGTCTGAAAGGCTGCCTGAAAAAGCCGTTGCCCCCGAAAAACTGGATTATCAAGCCGTTACCACCGAAGCGCAGTTTGCCGCCTTATTGGACAAACTGTCGCAGGCGGAAAAAATCGGCATCGATACGGAAACCACGTCATTAGACGCGATGAACGCCTCGCTAGTCGGCATCAGCATTGCGTTCCAAGCAGGAGAGGCGGTTTACATCCCCGTAGGACACAGCCTGACCGCCGCGCCAGAACAGCTTGATTTGCAATATGTATTAGACCGCTTGAAACCGCATTTGGAAAATTCCGCCCTGAAAAAAATCGGGCAAAACCTCAAATACGACCAACACGTTTTCGCCAACTACGGCATCGCCCTGAACGGCATCGTCGGCGATGCGATGCTCGCTTCCTACATCATCGAGAGCCATCTGGGACACGGCTTGGACGAATTGTCCGGACGCTGGCTCGGCTTGGAAACCATTACCTACGAATCGCTGTGCGGCAAAGGCGCGAAACAAATCGGTTTTGCCGATGTCGCCATCGGGCCGGCAACCGAATACGCCGCCCAAGATGCCGATTTCGCCCTGCGCCTCGAAGCGCACCTGCGCGCGCAAATGGACGACAAACAGCTTGAAATGTATGAAAAAATGGAGCTTCCCGTCGCGCAGGTGCTGTTTGAAATGGAACGCGTCGGCGTGCAAATCGACCGTGCCGAACTCGCCCGCCAAAGCGCGGAACTCGGTGCGGAGCTGGTGAAGCTCGAACAAGAAGCCTACGCCGCCGCCGGGCAGCCGTTCAACCTCAACTCGCCCAAACAGCTTCAAGAAATCCTGTTCGACAAAATGGGCATCCCGACAAAAGGGCTGAAAAAAACCGCCAAAGGCGGCATTTCGACCAACGAAGACGTGTTGGAACAACTCGCGCCCGACTATCCGCTGCCCAAAATCATCTTGAAAAACCGTAGTTTGGCGAAACTCAAATCCACCTACACCGACAAACTGCCCGAAATGATTTCGCCCCGGGATAAGCGCGTGCATACCACTTACGCCCAAGCCGTCGCCATCACCGGCCGCCTCGCCGGCAACAACCCCAACCTGCAAAATATCCCCATCCGTACCGAAGAAGGGCGTAAAGTCCGCCGCGCCTTTACCGCGCCGCCGGGCAGCGTCATCGTTTCCGCCGACTATTCCCAAATCGAGCTGCGCATTATGGCGCACCTCTCCGGCGACAAAACCCTCATCGCCGCGTTCCAAAACGGCGAAGACGTACACCGCCGCACCGCCGCCGAAGTATTCGGCATCGCCCCTGAAAACGTCTCGTCCGAACAACGCCGCTACGCCAAAACCATCAACTTCGGCTTAATCTACGGTATGGGGCAATACGGTTTGGCAAAATCATTGGGCATCGACAACCTTTCCGCCAAAAACTTTATCGACCGCTATTTCGCCCGCTATCCCGGCGTTGCCGAATATATGCAGCGCGCCAGGGAATGCGCGGCAGGGCAAGGTTATGTCGAAACCTTATTCGGCAGAAGGCTTTACCTGCCCGACATCCGCCACACAAACGCCAACATCCGCGCCCGTGCCGAACGCGCCGCCATCAACGCCCCGATGCAGGGCACCGCGTCCGACCTCATCAAACGCGCTATGATAGACGTATCCCGCTGGCTTTCAGAGTGCGAAGCCTCCCCGTGGGACGACCTTTTGCAAAGCAAACTGATTATGCAGGTGCATGACGAACTGGTGTTGGAAGTCCCTGAAGCCGAGCTGGATTTGGTGAAAGAAAAACTGCCGCAGATGATGGCGGCAGTGGATGACGGGATGCTGGATGTGCCGTTGGCGGCGGAAGTGGGCGCGGGGATGAATTGGGAAGAGGCGCATTGA